In the Phycisphaerales bacterium genome, one interval contains:
- the flgN gene encoding flagellar export chaperone FlgN — protein MTESMGSMMQENVSKNDNQSRSAEAWAAELIELLRQQRTLVNELVARATQQEAMIKEGRTDAIIGLLSQRQELIDSFSTTQEDFSPLLSHLDERLDGATSDEKIQIKSLVEEIGELLGIVMRRDEEDRERLEVSSHRVQQEMKDLSESREAHEAYRNTGHEEDKQRFADQCG, from the coding sequence TTGACAGAAAGTATGGGTTCGATGATGCAAGAGAATGTCAGCAAAAATGACAATCAGAGCCGCAGCGCTGAGGCGTGGGCTGCTGAACTCATTGAGTTATTGCGGCAGCAGCGCACTCTTGTGAATGAACTAGTCGCAAGGGCAACACAGCAAGAAGCGATGATTAAAGAAGGTCGGACGGATGCAATCATTGGCTTGCTCTCGCAACGGCAGGAATTGATTGATTCATTCAGCACCACACAAGAAGATTTTTCTCCATTGCTAAGTCATCTTGATGAGCGGCTTGATGGTGCGACATCAGATGAAAAAATACAGATTAAGAGCTTGGTTGAAGAAATTGGAGAGTTGCTCGGGATCGTTATGCGTCGGGACGAGGAAGATCGGGAACGCCTCGAGGTTAGCAGTCATCGGGTCCAACAAGAGATGAAAGATCTCTCAGAATCCCGAGAAGCACATGAAGCGTATCGGAATACAGGTCATGAAGAGGACAAGCAGAGATTTGCAGATCAATGTGGATAG
- a CDS encoding ATP-binding protein → MTTIETTPRKATTVEELRELMRSVTLATERLESTHGTLQTEVTHLKSELAEANEQLRRSRDLAALGEMAAGIAHEIRNPLGSIRLYVQLLGNDEAATVGQNKICKKIDRAITGLDSIVRDILLFARESSLRVDETQSEELILRVLANCDGLLGHHNVILNQSISDQVLLADSGLLVQAISNVLRNAVEASLLEADDEPMVSLEVFRADVRCSNGQRMDRVVIAVEDYGPGIPAKALGRIFNPFFTTRATGTGLGLAIVHRIVDAHGGHVQVRSKEGKGTRIELCLPPDGVQPKEASSADCVIGRHDTALGFYDTEKQP, encoded by the coding sequence ATGACAACGATTGAAACAACACCGCGTAAAGCTACGACAGTTGAAGAGCTGAGAGAGTTAATGCGGTCAGTAACGCTCGCCACAGAGCGGCTGGAATCAACTCATGGAACACTTCAGACAGAAGTGACTCATCTTAAAAGCGAGTTGGCTGAGGCGAATGAACAGCTTCGTCGATCTCGCGATCTTGCAGCTCTGGGAGAAATGGCTGCTGGTATTGCTCATGAGATTCGAAATCCTCTTGGCTCAATTCGCCTCTATGTGCAACTGCTTGGTAATGACGAGGCGGCAACTGTTGGCCAAAACAAGATTTGCAAAAAAATTGATAGAGCTATTACAGGCCTTGATTCGATCGTGCGAGATATCTTGTTGTTTGCAAGAGAGTCTTCATTGCGTGTTGATGAAACGCAGTCGGAAGAACTCATTTTAAGAGTGCTTGCTAATTGTGATGGATTATTAGGTCATCATAATGTCATTTTAAACCAGTCTATTAGCGACCAAGTGTTGTTGGCAGATTCGGGATTGTTAGTGCAAGCGATTTCAAATGTGCTTCGTAATGCAGTTGAGGCGAGTCTGCTGGAGGCAGATGATGAACCGATGGTGAGCTTAGAAGTGTTTCGAGCTGACGTTCGGTGTTCTAATGGCCAGCGTATGGATCGTGTGGTTATTGCCGTTGAGGACTATGGCCCAGGGATTCCTGCAAAGGCGCTTGGGCGAATTTTTAATCCATTTTTTACGACGCGAGCAACAGGTACGGGCCTTGGTCTTGCGATTGTTCACCGCATTGTTGATGCACATGGTGGACATGTTCAGGTTCGAAGTAAAGAGGGTAAAGGTACGCGGATTGAACTATGTCTACCACCAGACGGTGTCCAACCTAAGGAAGCATCGTCTGCCGATTGCGTGATCGGGCGGCATGACACAGCACTAGGCTTTTATGACACGGAGAAGCAACCGTGA